From one Mucilaginibacter inviolabilis genomic stretch:
- a CDS encoding collagen-like protein, with translation MRKLRLLFPALMICLFSMNACKKGDPGPAGANGTNGTNGAQGPKGDTGSPGPGGPQGATGNTGSTGGTGPQGPQGPEGPTGPQGPTGPAGPQGPTGSTGADGTMNVKSYLLINKSVTLTGFTNFAIPAITQDIVDSGVVLAYFRTTGSTGAYYALPYSEAGRTITLSDFGVGYVNIKANFSQSGLDFKIVVIPGGSVTTLQVAHPNINFKNYSEVASALHIN, from the coding sequence ATGAGAAAACTACGACTACTATTTCCTGCATTAATGATATGCTTATTCAGTATGAACGCTTGTAAAAAGGGTGATCCCGGGCCAGCCGGTGCCAATGGCACTAATGGTACCAATGGAGCGCAAGGCCCCAAAGGAGATACCGGCTCACCAGGACCAGGCGGACCACAAGGGGCAACAGGCAATACCGGGTCAACCGGCGGCACGGGGCCTCAGGGACCTCAAGGCCCAGAGGGACCAACCGGGCCACAGGGCCCAACCGGACCTGCAGGGCCACAAGGCCCAACGGGATCTACAGGAGCCGATGGTACCATGAATGTTAAAAGCTATTTATTAATTAATAAAAGCGTTACCCTAACCGGATTTACCAATTTTGCGATACCTGCGATTACTCAAGACATCGTTGACAGTGGCGTTGTTTTAGCTTACTTCAGAACTACTGGAAGCACCGGAGCATATTATGCATTACCTTACAGCGAAGCTGGCAGAACCATTACTTTATCAGATTTTGGTGTTGGTTATGTTAATATTAAAGCGAATTTTTCACAATCCGGGCTCGATTTTAAAATCGTGGTTATTCCTGGCGGCAGCGTTACTACCTTACAGGTTGCCCATCCTAATATCAACTTTAAAAACTACAGTGAAGTAGCCTCCGCACTGCATATCAACTGA
- a CDS encoding zinc-dependent metalloprotease, with the protein MKKHPIAGRYLRGSAFILAVLASSCATKKHTANQTLTLKTTSGPGGTSVATATVGAPKKEGIKKFSDVITGKTKADSGLFNTYKVDGKYYYEIPDSLINREMLVVTRYVKTPGGLKTFGQQYGGEELNDQVWKWERHDKQIFIRVPSYSIRADSTTDMYQSVKNSNLDAVLASFDIKAFNKDSTGVLIDVTDFYNGDISAIGLTDNVKKAYKVSGVDNTRSYIDTIKSFPINLEAHTLKTYRSAESPTDNSTGAITFEFNTSMLLLPKTPMKARISDERVGFFGQRQTDYGTDAQKAQVTAYIHRWKLEPKDPAAYSRGELVEPKKQIVYYIDPATPKKWVPYLIAGINDWNKAFEAAGFKNAIVGKEAPTHKQDPEFSTEDARYSVVRYFASDVENAYGPHVSDPRTGEILESHVGWYHNVMSLLRDWYLIQTAAVNPAARKAQFTDEQMGELIRFVSSHEIGHTLGLPHNFGSSYAYPVDSLRSKTFTDKHGTAPSIMDYARFNYIAQPGDGVTHLYPQIGEYDLWSIKWGYSWFPGNKTALQEKEILADWTNKKAGNPLYYFGRQGTSIDPRLQNEDLGDNAMKASTYGIANLKRILPNLEKWTYQKNENFSDVAELYNEVLGQFYRYMGHVTTNIGGMNENFKTYDQKGPVYDFVSKDRQHDAALFLNKQLFETPLWLINKPELSKFDNGVTLNRIKAMQVAVLSNVLNPSRLARMYDNEAKNGTNAYTVAELFTDVRAGVFNNNKPDAFKRNLQRGYIENLKGLLLTDASFSFPGLTSAQLASWGLTPINIVLSDIRPMVRAELKKIDAGLPKGGDALTAAHFADLHLRIKDALNPDKAIINLPGGVMRGINNNDGIKENSESGYMNCWPKTPTDN; encoded by the coding sequence ATGAAAAAACACCCCATTGCAGGCCGTTATTTACGAGGCTCTGCTTTTATCCTTGCTGTTTTAGCCAGCTCATGTGCTACCAAAAAACACACAGCAAACCAAACCCTAACCCTTAAAACAACATCAGGTCCGGGCGGAACATCTGTAGCTACAGCAACAGTTGGTGCACCCAAAAAAGAGGGCATTAAAAAATTCAGCGATGTTATAACCGGTAAAACAAAGGCCGATAGCGGTCTTTTTAATACCTATAAGGTTGATGGTAAGTATTACTATGAAATTCCAGACTCTCTGATCAACCGCGAAATGCTGGTGGTTACCCGTTATGTTAAAACTCCGGGCGGCTTAAAAACATTTGGTCAGCAATATGGCGGAGAGGAACTGAACGATCAGGTTTGGAAATGGGAGCGTCATGATAAACAGATCTTCATCAGGGTACCCAGCTATTCGATAAGGGCAGATAGTACCACCGATATGTATCAATCTGTTAAAAACTCTAATCTCGATGCTGTATTAGCTTCTTTTGATATCAAGGCTTTTAACAAAGATAGTACTGGAGTATTGATTGATGTCACCGATTTTTACAACGGTGATATAAGCGCAATTGGCTTAACAGATAATGTTAAAAAAGCTTATAAAGTTTCGGGAGTTGATAATACCCGCTCTTATATTGATACAATTAAAAGCTTCCCGATAAACCTGGAAGCCCACACTTTAAAAACTTATCGCTCTGCAGAATCACCTACTGATAATTCTACCGGAGCTATAACTTTTGAATTCAATACCTCCATGCTGTTGCTGCCTAAAACACCAATGAAAGCCCGTATCAGTGATGAAAGGGTTGGCTTTTTTGGTCAGCGTCAAACGGATTATGGTACAGATGCTCAAAAGGCTCAGGTAACCGCTTACATACATCGTTGGAAACTGGAGCCCAAAGACCCTGCCGCTTATTCACGCGGCGAACTGGTTGAACCCAAGAAACAAATAGTTTATTATATTGATCCGGCGACGCCGAAAAAATGGGTTCCTTATCTTATAGCTGGTATAAACGACTGGAATAAAGCTTTTGAAGCAGCCGGTTTTAAAAATGCTATTGTTGGTAAAGAAGCTCCGACACACAAACAAGACCCTGAATTTAGTACCGAGGACGCCCGCTACAGTGTGGTCAGGTATTTTGCATCAGACGTAGAGAACGCATATGGCCCCCATGTTTCTGATCCGCGTACCGGCGAGATTCTGGAAAGCCATGTGGGTTGGTATCATAACGTGATGAGCCTGCTGCGCGATTGGTACCTGATACAGACTGCTGCTGTAAACCCTGCCGCCCGCAAAGCTCAATTTACCGACGAGCAAATGGGCGAGTTGATCCGTTTCGTATCATCGCATGAAATTGGGCACACACTTGGTTTACCGCATAACTTCGGTTCGAGCTATGCTTATCCTGTTGATTCACTTCGCTCCAAAACATTTACCGATAAACATGGTACAGCGCCATCTATCATGGACTATGCCCGCTTTAACTATATAGCCCAACCTGGTGATGGTGTTACTCACCTTTATCCACAAATAGGCGAGTATGACCTTTGGTCTATTAAATGGGGCTACAGCTGGTTCCCGGGTAACAAAACAGCTTTACAGGAAAAAGAAATACTGGCCGACTGGACCAATAAAAAAGCAGGCAACCCGCTTTATTATTTTGGTCGCCAGGGCACATCCATTGACCCACGCCTGCAAAATGAAGACCTGGGCGACAATGCCATGAAAGCCAGTACCTATGGTATAGCCAACTTAAAACGCATTTTACCTAACCTGGAAAAATGGACCTATCAAAAAAATGAGAATTTTAGCGATGTGGCAGAACTGTATAATGAAGTTCTGGGTCAGTTTTATCGTTATATGGGGCATGTTACTACCAACATTGGCGGGATGAACGAAAACTTCAAAACCTACGATCAAAAAGGGCCGGTATATGACTTTGTAAGTAAAGACCGCCAGCACGATGCTGCACTGTTTTTAAACAAGCAATTGTTTGAAACCCCACTTTGGTTAATAAATAAACCCGAACTGAGTAAATTTGATAATGGTGTAACGCTTAATCGAATCAAAGCGATGCAAGTTGCTGTATTATCAAATGTACTTAATCCATCAAGACTAGCCCGTATGTATGATAATGAGGCCAAAAACGGCACTAACGCCTATACTGTTGCTGAGTTATTTACTGATGTACGTGCAGGTGTATTCAATAACAACAAACCGGATGCCTTTAAACGCAACCTGCAACGTGGTTACATTGAAAACCTGAAAGGCTTATTGTTAACGGATGCCAGTTTTTCATTTCCGGGCTTAACAAGCGCCCAATTGGCGTCATGGGGCCTTACTCCTATAAACATTGTCTTATCTGATATCAGGCCAATGGTACGTGCGGAGTTGAAGAAAATAGATGCCGGCTTACCAAAGGGTGGCGATGCTTTAACAGCGGCTCACTTTGCTGACCTTCATCTGCGTATTAAAGACGCTCTAAATCCGGATAAAGCAATTATCAATCTTCCGGGAGGAGTGATGCGCGGCATCAACAATAACGATGGGATAAAAGAAAATTCAGAAAGCGGGTATATGAATTGTTGGCCAAAAACACCAACAGATAATTAA